The Diospyros lotus cultivar Yz01 chromosome 11, ASM1463336v1, whole genome shotgun sequence region catgttgcatTTGTTACTTATTTTGTACCCTTATGGCCatatatttgttcttttttctccttttgttcTTTACAATATTTATTTGCAGTTATGGCATATATGAATGGCAACTGGATCATGGCAGTGGTATATACAATGCCATTCctcaaaattttactttttgatGTACAGGTTAATAAAGGAGGAACTTTTGTTAAAGTGTTGGCTCTTTCCCTAAGATGTGTTGGCCAAGTGTCCAAAATTGTGTGCTTAAGTTATGGAAACATACAAAAAATTTAGGATATGTCTGAGTCTGCTCTCCAAATCAAAAAGTGCCTGCTTCTTTTTGGGTATTCTTATGTTCTGATatgtaatatgaaaaatatttaggttTGTTTACAGACTAtacctttccttttttatttgcatttgCTTGCTCTGCCGAATCTgttgttttttcctttctcttttctatatgtCTTTagctttaatttagttacttttagaacttttaatttatttatgtttagcTAAAGGTGGAAGTCCCATGGTGGCATCTCAAATGAACATGGATTACATTTCTTTAGTCTTTGcccattttttcctaatttaataCATGGTGATTGCAGGATGCTCAAGTTCCTATTGTTATGTTAAGCATCTTCCCTTTTAAACTATGCCACTCTGATTGATTAATCATTAACTCTAAAATATCGAGAATTTGTTTTTATGATTTGTCTTAGACTGTTAATTTGTGCCGTCTCATTTGCTGATTTATCATTTTTCCTCCTTACTTGCAGGCTAACAGGCACACCATTATTCTAATGCAAACATCTCAAAACAGAGCTACTAGAACATTTATGGATTATGATTCGATAAATCAAGCAATGGAAGGTAATGTTTAATCTGCTGTTGTTAGAAAAATCAATTGTTATGTCATGCATTTCaacttatttttccttttgagaaaatttagagGATTTCTAATTCTTATATTTAACAGCTTGCTGGCTGCTTTTAAGACCGCCTTTTGGTTTACAATAGACTTAAGGTCTGAGTATTTTAGAGGACAGATATAAACCATCcagttttctgttttacttGTCTTTTGTTTTTCTGCTTGCCAGTTGGACAATTGAAAAggtggcatttttttttttttccttttctcttgatattttgtgggctttctctctcttgctctttgCTCTTTGGATGCTTTGTTCTTTATATGGTCTTGTCTTTATCTTGGTACATTTAGTTTGTGATGGCTggaaatcaaaattcatgagTTTTATTCGTCATATCCACACAAGTTTTCCTTTGTTAATGAGTCTTGAACACTTCAGCATGCCATGTGGCTTCTCTAATGCTAAGAACCCAGCAGTTCACATGTTTCTGCTTTAGTTGACTTATTAAGCATCTGTGCACCATTGtctagaattaatttttttgaaattagcAACTTAGAATTCACTGTAATTGATCTTTATGGAAAAAATGggttgtttttttaaattacctttttcctattttttacaTTAGCATCAAGgactaatttttcaccaaactATCATTCAGTGTTACCCGAGCCTGGTCAACTGGCTGTTTGGCCAACATGTGGATTTTGCCAAGTgttcctcttctctctctctctctctctaaatcaaCATCCCTGACACCCAAATTTGGTGTTCAGTGATGCTGATGGGTCCAGATTTAGCAAAATTTGGACTTTGCGAAATTTTGCAAAGTGTGTTTATGCCACAGGAAGACCAGCTGGTGGGTCTTCCTTTGGACTAGATCCATCAGTTCAAAAGTGGAACTGGTTTGTATGCTGTTATTCTGTTATAATGGTGGATGCATGTAGATCGTTGAATGGTTTGATTTACAAATGAATGAATGGCTTCCATTACTATATCCTGAATGCaactgttattttcttttttctgatgCAATATTGTTTACTGGACATTTGCAGGTATATGTCGACTGTATGAAAGGAAACTTAAAGAGCTAAATCCAGCCATCAGAAACTTTAATTATGATATTTCAGATCTCTACAATTTCGTTGACGGGCTAACAGACATGAGTGCTCtagtgtctctctctctctctctctctcttcactccacacacacacacacacacacacacaaacactaAATCAGAACTATGAAAAATCAGAATATATGTTAGGTCATTTTAGTAGTTCTGANNNNNNNNNNNNNNNNNNNNNNNNNNNNNNNNNNNNNNNNNNNNNNNNNNNNNNNNNNNNNNNNNNNNNNNNNNNNNNNNNNNNNNNNNNNNNNNNNNNNAATTTTACAGTTATAACTTGCTTATATAATTAAACTCGAAACCTTAAATCCTATTTAAATGTGAAAATTTTTGTCATCAAATTTGTGTAATTCACAAAATACCAACTAATCGGATGTTAAATAACTTTCGACACttctcataaaataataatagtaataataataattttgagaCTTAAAATTTATCATcatattaataaattgattGTCTTTATAAACTGTAAAATCAATAGAAGCAATTTGCACCTGCCTTAAATTTGTCCATGGAAGGGAAAAGAAGCAAAAAGGACGAGAGTGCGCCCAGAAATGCTAAGAAAATTTGCAGTAACGATGATGTATTGTTTAAGAGATTGCAATCAATATATGATTTTGCTgcctaatttatatttttatttctatattttcatgtTATATTTGTATGATCacacaaattttttattatttcaattacactatttgatttatatttttaaattaatttaatccttatattttgataattttttttataataatttaaatttttcgttatttcaattactattTCTATTTTCGAGTAAATTTAGTCCTTGTACCTTGATgtgtaaaagaaaaaagtaagttAAATGAGTAAATCTAACCTCTTTTTTTACACATGATAAATCTaacctctttcttttttttttacacacaaTCTGTTTCAATTGTCTAAACCATACAGCATCTCCAAGCAATCCAATGGATTGGAACATTATGATTCACCAGGTGGATTGCTTGAAGAAACAGTATTTTCTaccaaaaacacaagaaatattGAAAACATGGGAGGCCACAtagcaaaaagaacaaaaataagcagaaaaagaaaacatgagAAGCCAAGTTAGTGACTCAGTTTCTTTCACTTGTGCATCTTCTAGGGCAGTGCAGATTCAGCGACCTGCATTTGTAAGATATTCTTTACAGGATAGAGCAAAGAGAAAGGATCATAAGACAAAGCTCTTCAGTTGATGGCACAGCAGGCTGCTATATCTACCACATTATGAAGATTGCACTATACTTGCCTTCTTCCATATAATGATTTCATAGGAATGCTAATCAGTTCTTCCAAACATTGGATTAATTCACTTCAGAGATATAGGCAGCCTTATAAACAAGCTAATGATGTACTTGCTTAAGTTCCAACTTCAAAGTTAACCTACCCATAAATCACCTCTTCATGCAGACATGTAAATTTGTTTACAATTCCTAGCAGAATGAAGTCATGTATAATAGACAGTGGAAAATTTATAAAGATACTCACACAAGGAAAGCAGATAAGAAGCCCCAACAAAAATAATCTAGACCTGTACAAATATAGCTGTTGTGATTTTCCAATGAACAGCCATCCATTTTTAGCTTATAATGTCAGATGCAGAGATTTCAATGTTTCGTATGAATTATTCATATTTCATAGGGAACTAGGGACCCTAATATGTACAGTACACATTAAAAGGtctaaaatctaaaaatcttcATTTAATTACCAGTCCCAAAAAGACTTACAGTTACCATTAGCAAAAACGAAGCAATATTACCAACAAAAGCACAAGCAAAGACACATGAATATTGCAGATTTGGATGCCATAATTACCAATAAATTTCAGTTATGTGGGAACAAAGGTTAGCAAAACTGTGCATGAATATTATAGATAGGAATGAAaaccaagacaaggaaaagaatTATACATGCATGGCAcaagaaaaatacaatataacaacattgatttatttgtttgtgcAACCAAATAATTCCTCATACCATTCACTAAACAAGACTGATACAATTTACGGACCATGAACCACTGGACTGGTAGTAGCCAATTTAGAATCATCAGCCTTCTCAGCAAATCAGTGACACTGATGCTTGATCATAATTCAACCATTGCAAAAGCAAGCTTCCCAGAGGAATACATATGTGCACTGTTATGTAAAGTCATGTCAAAAATTCAAGAGGGAAGATGGCCAACAAATGGTTAGAGGCCAGATTTCATACAAAACAAAGGCCAACAGAATCAAATTTGACATGAACTTCACATAATATgccagaaaaagaaagaaagaaagaactaAACCTCAATCAAAAACAAGAAAGTTATAGGATCTCTATTTTGTTTACGCAACCATCCAATCCATTGCACCATTAAACCTAACAGAAAAAGTGATCCAACACCTCATTGAACTATCAGCAGCAGCAAAAAGTTCACACTTCCACAAAATTACAGAACATTATCCAATACAGATCACGCAGTACATACGTTTGAAGAAAGAGCAAAGGTCCATAACGCCGTAAGAGGGTTTAATATCACAATTATTCCAGTAAACCAGAAACACGGACAATAATTCAAGAACCGATGAAAATTAAGAGGCATGCATAACCTTGATTTATTTATGCAACTGGACAGTGTTGAAGAGATAAGGTACGTAATTGGATTAGGGAAAATTAAGAGACGACACGGCCAACGATGGGGTACTTAGCTTCGAACTTCTTCTCCCAGTCGTTGAGGACGCCAATCTCCTTGTCGGAGAGGCCGTTGAGGTTGGCGCAGACGTCGTCGTCACTCTTGCTCATCTTGGCGAGAGCTCTGCTGGCGTCCTTGCCAGCGAACATGGCGTAGGGGCCACCGGGGCCGTAGAAGGACTTGCCGGCGGAGACATCGAAGATCCGGCCCTTGACGGCTAGGTAGATGGGTTTGGAGGCGTCTGTGCCGTCGTATTGTTTCAGCTGCTGCAGGGTCAGGTCCATGGATCGTCTGTTTCGATGGATGATTAGCTGAACGCAGCAGAGACagacagagagggagaggggagagagagagacgataAAAGTAAGGCTCTGTTTGGGGATTgtttttatctcaaaaggtaATACTaattaatcatcaataaaaatattttaaatgtaaaattaattacaataaatatatattacctAAAAcagatatatttataaataaattattttcaaaatattatcttaaaaaataaaagcaacgtatcaaacttttatatttatttttatttaatctttaaaattaatatttcgcCTGCCCACACCATTCTCGacataaattgatttttaaaaacaaaaaaaaaatttatttttgtttaaatttcgATTCGGTCCTCAGTCTACTAATAGGAATAAATTTGGGAATTTTAGGAATTCCGGCCACAATCCGGCCAGTTCTAAGGCTGGTTTGATCCGATTCAGACCAAATAAACACTACTAATGATGCAGACAAACCACCAAGAAATAAcataaaagttcaaaataatgTCATAAGCAAGAGTTGCTTCACAAAGCATCACAGAGACCTATTAACATCAATTAGGCTAACAAAAACAAAGATGTCCAGATCTAATACACCCTCAGATGCCCTACAAACTTCTTGATTGTCCATTTGCACAACAATATTTGCAGCACATTAGGCATTTCCTAGTTCCCATTGTCAGCAAACAAAGTGGACAGAGCCCCAAAACAGTGAAAGCATGAGGAGCATCCCAAGACTCTACACAAAGATACTTGATGATCCAACAATGAGATTTGCAGTCAACTAGATCATAACTGGCAAAGCATGTAATGCGATCGATGCGCATAGTAGAGTACCCAAGCTTCCTTTCTGCTTCGATGCACACCGAGATACAAAGTCAGTGGTGACATTTTACCATCTTCTAGAGGTTGAACCGATCAAGCATCTTACTGCAAAGGCAATCCACCCCCAGAGTACTCGACAACCTGAAAGTTAATACGGGAGCCTTGAATGTCTTGAGTAGCATCAAGCCGTAAGCAAAGAAGTCTCAGGTATCATTAAGCTAGGGAAAAAATTAACATAGAGCATCAAATTGATTACATACAGATTAGATTCGAACAGACCGACGTATCATTTGAAGTCGTAAACACAGATTCAAACAAATGGACTAGATGATATTTGAAATTGTATTGAAACCACACCTCCTCGTGCCTTGGGCAAGCATGAAGAACTCTCCAAATGCCAtatgaccttttttttttttttttgtgggaaaAGAAAACCAACGAGAGTTAAAAATCATAGTGAGATCCACCATTGTTATTTTTGGAATAATTAATGAGATCGATTATTAGAGAAACATAATACAAGCTTTATCTATTGACTAGGAACACCAAATAGTAGACACCCAAGATGCTCCAAGGAGAATAGCCAGCAGGTCTAATCATATTCCAGAGGTCAGAGTTGCGGATGCTACATTGACTTTATTGTTACAGTTAAAATTCATAAGTTGATGGCCATGCCTATCTGCCGTAATAACTGCTCAAAAACAATTTATGAAAGTTTGTGTATTGAGAAATAATTTATCATTCATACATAAACCTTAAAAAATGACATCAGGCAAGAGAAGCGATGTTGCTTTTCTACAAAGCATGGATTATTTTTCAGTTGTACTCCAGAAGTTATCATGCCATTTAGTTAGTATTGAGTGGTTTATAACTGACCTTATGGGATTTATAACCGATATTGCTTCTGATATTAATCTACTACTTCTGACCGGATTCATGATCATATCAATGTCAAAAAGGAATTAGACAAATGAAAAGAGCAGGGCAATTAAATTCAAAGAGTGAACCTGAGCAGGGGGTAAGGATGAAACCCAGTCTGATGCATGGGTTGGAAGAAGACCCAATGTATTAAGCTGCCAACATAAACAAGTTTGACAAAGTAGCGCAAGTGTAAATGTGATGCAAAGATTAAAGTTCTCAAATGTGTTAAACCAGAAATGAAAAGGACATCTGACCTTCCATACGCCTAGTGCTAAGCCCCCCAAATTGAGGGCAATGAACAGTAGTCTGGTCCCAAGAAGGTCAAGTTTACCATCCTTGTAAGGCTCAAAAACTGCAGGGAAACAATTAAAAAAGCTTGAATGTAAAGAACCAGCATAGACATTAAAAGGTAAGTATAACACAGATAAAAGCcattaaaacttaaataagGCTATCAAGTTTAGCTGGTTAATTCATTAAAGCTTTCCAAATGGCAATTGATATGAAAACCACAGTTCATTGTTGCATGATAAGTACTCAATGTATCATAAGAACAAATGTCATTTCAAGCTTATTTTGTTCAGAAAACTCTCTTTGCTATCTTTCTGTCCTCCACTGAAAACAATCTCCCAATCCCCATTGGATTTTTGTCACACTTAGTATCTACGTGATGGAGAGCAGAAGACTCAGAAAAGAGCTTTTTAAGTGTTCTTGTCTCTCCGTATCCTGCTACAACCCCACCTCACCAACAAGCCATAATATAATACTCTTTATAAAGATATGTCAGCAGCATTGGAAAAAAGAAATTCAGACAATGCAAAGGTCACAGAAAAATTTGTATCCAAAGCTTTACCTTTCCCAACTGCTTGAAGAGCATGTATTGGTTGCCAAAGAGCCGAAAATGTGATACCGATGCTAAACAAGTGCACAGTACTTCCAGCCATCCACATCATGAAGCCCATCATTAGCAAATTCTTGAAAGGGGCTAGTGCCACTTCCCACGCTTTCTGCTCCAACAGAAAACAATAAGTTAAAAAAACAACTAACAGAAAACAGTAGCAAATTAGCAATTAAAGTATATGGTACCAGAAACCAAAAGTAGAATAACAACACTGCTGCATGGTCAATTCAAGACCCAAACAATTCAGTATAACTCAACAAAATGAATCAATTCTAGCAGTACAATATATATCAGTGTCAGTTGTCCTCTAACTGCAATTTATAGAATTTAGCACCGTGCAAGGAAAAAACAGAAATGACCAGAGAACTGAGAAGAAGGCTGTCAACAACCATTCCCTTATAAATACCCTTAAAATTACGGACTTAGGTTTTTTGGAATTACTTTTTTCCATCTAGATAACCAAATTCTATTGatattacctaaaaaaaaataagattcaaGGAAACACTTTTTTCCTCAATTACATCTATAGTATAGACGGACCAATACTAATGGTTTTTTTCTCCCATCATGGGGAAGACTGTCTCTCTTAGGATGCCTCCGAATATGTCCaagaaattctttttctttagaaTATTGGACAATTAAGTTCCAAAAGGTGTAAAATATTAGCTTAATTGAGTTGAAGATGTTACATTAGATTTTTCTTCGAATTGGATCGGAATTACCTGAGCCTTCCAGTTTAACTCAGCATCTTTCTTTTGACGACTCACCGTTGAATCATCCTGCAACCAATCAGATGAGCAAGAGCAAATCAATAACTACTAAACAAACAAATTCACCTCACAATCCCAAATTACGGACCTGATCGAGAGAAGCACGAAAGAAGCCGGGGGGATCAGGAGTGTCCCGAGAGGAAGGAAAGGTGGAAACGCCGGTGAAATCCACGGCCCATCTTCGGCCCATCACCGCCAAGCCTTTCCCTTTCTCCATTCTCAAGACTCTGTAGACTCGTCGTCTCTTCCTGTGCGTATCTTAGCCTCAATCTATAGTTCTGATGTCACAGTTCTTCTGCAATCTGATCACCAGAGGGAAGGTTGTGGACGATGACTTCGTGCGGACAAACAAGGCCCGGGAATGGGCTGGGATGGTTTATGGGCCCATGTGCAATTATGGGCTTATCTTGCCAGGCCCGCTTGACACTGTCATAATATATTCGTTAAAATGACATGCTatgataattttgattaattgtcACCActcaatttttctattattttaattatatttttatatttatatttttaaatcaatttaatttctatattttaactttttttcttataataattcaaaattttcattatttcgattagAACCATTTACGTGCATTCCCTATATTTTGACAtgtaatcaaaaaaaaaaaaattaacttaaaaatataagtatagaagtataattgaaataataaaaaaattagattattatacaaaaaattaaaatacataatttaaatgagtaaaaaatataagtccaagaataaatgaaataacaaaaaatttgagttacagattaaaaaaaattataagaatataaaaataaaaataagagttttgcctctaaaattatcatatgtaattattatatttactaaatatattgttttaaaattatttatttataaatattacaGGTGGCATTGGGTTTTGTTCTAataatctaaataataataatataaagttaCACTTGTCTCACTCACGAGGCTAGATTTTGAATGTAATTTTTTCCAGCTATATGCAAATACTGTTTCTTAATAAGTCAAAACTTATTCTTTTAACTTAAGTTTGTTAAgatgagtaaaataaaattatatcaaaataatttatttgtaagattcaaaataatttattaaaaaaaaaagataagtttatctcaaaaacctaaaataagaaatcacatgacttttctttccaaataaatttaacaaacacgataaaaaaaaaattgttcaaaatattttttatatctcacTTTTTCTATTCTATATTAAAGTTGTCAAATGAGCTACGCGACCCATGGGCCTGCCCACCTCCCAACTCAGCCCAACCCGACAAATCTTCTCCTTATTGCAAGCCCTCAAATGATTTACTTGCAAGCCAATGGCCTAGCTCAACCCTCCTTGGCCTGTTTATTAAGGGCATAGGGTCGTACCTAACCCATCTTTTCAGCGGCCCAGCCACAAAACAGATGGGCCAACCAAGAGGCAGGTCAACTTGTCCATTTTCCAACTCtaatctatatcttaattaacaaatattattttatacgAAAAAATAACTCCAAATGTCAATACTAAAAGgcgagaaaatatttaattccaCAAAGTTATATTTGCCAAGATACTGTCTCCTTGATACCTAAGCCGCCTTGGAGACAACCCCTTTGTTCTTAAAACACACGACAAGCGACTACACAAATCCCATGGAAGAAACCATGAACTCGAGACGTCCGATCATTGCTTAGTTCACTATCACAACTGATTCTCCAAATGCATGAGCCACTTTGCAAGAGCAAAGAGAACATCTTATTCATTCATAACCTCTCTCTCCCTATTATGACTACAATTTGAACCCATAATCTTCCGATCGCAGTAAAGCAGCTATACAGTTAGCTACCCGGGTACAATGCATCATAAAGATAAAGTAAACAAGAAGGCAGAAAGCAACTTGTCCAAGTATCCAAAAGTGCATTATATTGAAGAACTTTGAGCCAAAAATGACGTGAAGCGTTTGGTTCAAGACGAACAGTATTGGGGTACAAAGCTTTTCTGTCTCACCAGTTCATGAAGATCACGAACAATCTTAAAAACTGCATCCGGCCTTGCCAGCCTCAAAGCGTTTTGCGACATGGCCTTGAGTTCGTCTGCTCTTGGACCAAACCACTGAGCAACGATGCTGGCTATCTCCTTTGGCGACTTGGAGAATTTGCCAAATCCATTTTCCACCACGTATGGAACGTTCCCTGCTTCCTGTAACATGAAATAGGAAGTGCATTTTGAAAGATCTAAACGACGAAGATGGTAAGGATGCAGTGCTGGGTTGAGACTCATTTTCCAGATAAACTCGATAAACCTAAGCATGGATATCTAATGGCAGTGAACAACTTCTAAGAGAGTGGATGGGCGTATGGAGAGTGCAAGGAGTGAAAAAGACACAcgagcaagaaaaaaaataaaaacatatgtGGGAAAACAATGAGTTGGCTTTACCCTGTCGTATGATTTCCTTTTCAATCCAAGACTGACTGTTAACTTTAGAAATAGTAAACTGAAATATTTTGCACATTTCAGCGCCTCCATAGGCCGTGTGGTAACTGGTATAAATGCTGAGTGTACAAACCCAAGAAATAGAAAGCCAAAACGAAAAAGAAATCATAAAACATCAAAGCAAATAGTTTTATCATGAAAATTCATCTTCAAGCCGAGAGTTTTGAGTTTACTCCTATAAAAACAAATATGGATTTCTCATAACAGAAATGAAGAGTAAGAACAACCACTGGATTATAAGCAAGACCTGCATCTTATGGTCCCCTTTATGCGCCAGCTACAGATTTTAGGGTCTAGTTGCCAAGCTTCCTAAATGAACCCTTGCTAAGTTCACGGGAAATAATAACTTCCCTGCCAaactttttgattatttgactATAGAATCCCACATACTAGTGCTAAGTTTTGAACAGATACAATATACATTTCAAATCTTTGTTGTTTAATATACATTGGCTCAACTTGGTTGAAAACATCGATGAGGAGTCTCCAACACTAAAATTGGATTAGCAACATAGtgcttttttatatatttatttattttttatatagttCTGTTGTTGTAGGGGAGGAGTAATAGAAGTTATAAATTAAAGCATTACCTGCCCGGCAATGTAATCATTGAGAATTATTGGGAGCCCTCTAATCATAGCTTCAGCAATAGTTCCTGGACCAGCCTACAAAGAGTAATCAAGTTaatatgaaatgataaatgaaagaagatgaacaagatTAACAATAGGAAAATAAGATGGCAACCAGGAAAGAGAGATTTACCTTTGTAATAATGCAATCACAAGCTCCCATGCATTCCTCCATTTTATTGATAAACCCCTTCACCTAAATTCACAAGCACTAAGTCACAGTTTATTATCTCCCGGCACTACTAACAGCTAATGTACATCCATTAGGGTAACATTAACTTGTGAGAAATGCACAAGTTGAAAGATATGGCCAGAGAACaacaaaaatttgagaatttgagAAGAATTGAAAAATGTGTTCAAGCTACAAACTGAACTTTGGGAGACATATATTGTAAATGCGTCAAATATCATTCGAACTGAAGTAGTGGAAAATCACAATATATCAATTTCACTTCTTAAATAGAACTCAATATGATCAAGGTAATGGTTACAAAGTTCCAAGGGATTTTTCTTACCTGTAGAGGAATTTTCCAATCAATAGAAAGCAATCTGTTTGCAAGCTTTTTGTTGCGGCCACATATTACGAGGACCTGTCCTATTGCCCCCCCAGCATTTTCATCATACAATGTGTTTCCAAGTGCCCGTGCTGTAGCCTCAATGGGACCCATCCCTTCACCACCACCCATCAACAGCACAGCAGGAAGATCCTCATCCATCCCAAGTTCTCTCCTTAATTCATCCTAGTTATGTAAGATTAAGCACAATAAAAGTAAAGTTACCTACCTGAACTGATTATAGTGAAGCATGCTGCAATACAGGTAAATAATCATTTCAAACATTCAAACAAGGAGCAGCATTGTTCCATCATTTCAAAGGACATAATTTGTCTAATTATAAAGTAACAACCAGACAAACTTATCATGAAAACTGTGAATACTCGTATTACCTACCAGTTCCACTCTATTCCTATGATACACCCAATTTAAAGAAGAGTGGCATCAAGTCATTGAAGCATGGATGCACCTGTAGAGGTGACAAACATGAGGGTGACACTGGTACCTAACAAATAATCCCAGATAGCCAGTATCACTTGGTCGTATCCTACTAGGCTCCCCACTTAGCAAGGACCGGAGGAGGGTTGTTATCATAAGCAAACTTATTACCTTAACCTTACTTAgcaaagaggttgtttccacAGCTTGAACTTATGACTTCTCAAATCataaaggagcaaccttacctttgctaccaaggctcaccCTCACATGGATGTATGCTATTCAAAAAGTGAATAATCTTGAGAACCTGAACAACAGACGTTGAAGTCTTTCCATCATGGAACATGAAC contains the following coding sequences:
- the LOC127812489 gene encoding enhancer of rudimentary homolog, coding for MQNPNSLYLFLSLSFDTESLSFDSELMANRHTIILMQTSQNRATRTFMDYDSINQAMEGICRLYERKLKELNPAIRNFNYDISDLYNFVDGLTDMSALVSLSLSLSLHSTHTHTHTHKH
- the LOC127812479 gene encoding probable steroid-binding protein 3; protein product: MDLTLQQLKQYDGTDASKPIYLAVKGRIFDVSAGKSFYGPGGPYAMFAGKDASRALAKMSKSDDDVCANLNGLSDKEIGVLNDWEKKFEAKYPIVGRVVS
- the LOC127812524 gene encoding uncharacterized protein LOC127812524 isoform X1 — translated: MEKGKGLAVMGRRWAVDFTGVSTFPSSRDTPDPPGFFRASLDQDDSTVSRQKKDAELNWKAQKAWEVALAPFKNLLMMGFMMWMAGSTVHLFSIGITFSALWQPIHALQAVGKVFEPYKDGKLDLLGTRLLFIALNLGGLALGVWKLNTLGLLPTHASDWVSSLPPAQVIWHLESSSCLPKARGGCRVLWGWIAFAVRCLIGSTSRRW
- the LOC127812524 gene encoding uncharacterized protein LOC127812524 isoform X2, translating into MEKGKGLAVMGRRWAVDFTGVSTFPSSRDTPDPPGFFRASLDQDDSTVSRQKKDAELNWKAQKAWEVALAPFKNLLMMGFMMWMAGSTVHLFSIGITFSALWQPIHALQAVGKVFEPYKDGKLDLLGTRLLFIALNLGGLALGVWKLNTLGLLPTHASDWVSSLPPAQVVEYSGGGLPLQ